Proteins encoded in a region of the Phoenix dactylifera cultivar Barhee BC4 chromosome 3, palm_55x_up_171113_PBpolish2nd_filt_p, whole genome shotgun sequence genome:
- the LOC103705923 gene encoding yrdC domain-containing protein, mitochondrial, with translation MISSAKAIERLLLCSYSFKRLSLRYPQVESFSSLYQKRKFVGALRKRLDMGFQAKAGVILPATGDHVKEAIHAITAGQVIAVPTDTIYGFACDACSAQAVNRIYEIKGRKQTSPLAICVADVSDISRFAIVDHLPQGLLDSLLPGPVTVVLRRGESSMLEKSLNPGLDSIGVRVPDCDFIRAIARGSKSALALTSANLSGQPSSVSTKDFEDLWQHCAYVYDGGVLPSGRAGSTVVDLIKPGIYKILRPGSAEEETKAVLEKFFFQEAA, from the exons ATGATTTCTTCTGCGAAGGCCATAGAAAGATTGCTTCTTTGTTCATACTCGTTCAAACGCCTTTCTCTGAG GTATCCTCAGGTTGAgagcttttcttctctttatcAGAAGAGGAAGTTCGTGGGGGCTCTCAGGAAGAGACTAGACATGGGTTTCCAGGCCAAAGCAGGAGTTATCCTCCCAGCAACAGGTGATCATGTCAAAGAGGCAATCCATGCGATCACGGCTGGACAAGTTATTGCAGTGCCAACAGACACCATTTATGGATTTGCTTGTGATGCATG CTCTGCGCAAGCAGTTAATAGAATCTATGAGATTAAAGGACGTAAACAGACGAGTCCTCTGGCAATTTGTGTTGCTGATGTATCAGATATATCGAGGTTTGCCATTGTGGATCACTTACCACAAGGGTTGCTTGATAGTCTGCTTCCTGGACCAGTCACTGTTGTTCTAAGGCGAG GTGAGTCTAGCATGCTGGAGAAGTCCCTGAACCCAGGTTTAGATAGCATTGGAGTTCGTGTACCAGACTGTGACTTTATTCGAGCTATTGCACGTGGTTCTAAAAGTGCACTGGCACTTACAAGTGCCAATCTTAGTGGCCAGCCTAGTAGTGTGAGCACCAAAGATTTTGAGGACCTTTGGCAGCACTGTGCATATGTTTATGATGGTGGTGTGCTTCCTTCTGGGCGTGCTGGTTCAACAGTAGTGGATCTTATCAAGCCAGGAATATACAAAATTCTGAGGCCTGGAAG CgcagaagaagaaacaaaagcgGTCCTCGAGAAATTCTTTTTTCAAGAAGCTGCTTGA